Proteins from a genomic interval of Eulemur rufifrons isolate Redbay chromosome 10, OSU_ERuf_1, whole genome shotgun sequence:
- the EIF4EBP3 gene encoding LOW QUALITY PROTEIN: eukaryotic translation initiation factor 4E-binding protein 3 (The sequence of the model RefSeq protein was modified relative to this genomic sequence to represent the inferred CDS: substituted 1 base at 1 genomic stop codon), which translates to MSTSTSCPIPGGRERLSDCYSTTPGGTLYATTPGGTRINYDXKFLLECKNSLIARTPPCCLPQIPGVTTPPTAPPSKLKEQKETEEEIPDDAQFEMDI; encoded by the exons ATGTCCACGTCCACAAGCTGCCCGATTCCCGGGGGTCGGGAGCGGCTGTCCGACTGCTACAGCACCACGCCAGGGGGCACGCTATACGCCACTACCCCGGGAG GCACCAGGATCAACTACGACTGAAAGTTCCTGCTGGAgtgcaagaactcactcattgccCGGACAcccccctgctgcctccctcagATTCCCGGGGTCACAACTCCCCCAACAGCCCCACCCTCCAAGCTGAAGGAGCagaaggagacagaggaagagataCCCG ATGATGCACAATTTGAAATGGACATCTAA
- the SRA1 gene encoding steroid receptor RNA activator 1 isoform X2 translates to MDPPEYRQVGFNQESWTIGGDKGVPTSETSGLPAMGPPPPSSKVPRPPPVGSCPAFGVEPTSFPVESEALMEDVLGPLEQALEDCRGHTRKQVCDDISRRLALLQEQWAGGKLSMPVKKRMAILVRELSNHQWDAADDIHRSLMVDHVTEVSQWMVGVKRLIAEKRSLSAEEEANEEKSAATAEENQTIPGFQQAP, encoded by the exons ATGGATCCCCCAGAG TACAGGCAAGTTGGCTTTAACCAGGAAAGTTGGACAATAGGAGGTGATAAAGGAG TCCCCACCTCAGAGACTTCTGGGCTCCCCGCAATGGGGCCTCCACCTCCTTCAAGTAAAGTTCCCAGGCCCCCACCTGTGGGGAGTTGTCCTGCCTTTGGTGTGGAGCCCACAAGTTTCCCAGTTGAGTCTGAAGCTCTGATGGAGGATGTGCTGGGACCTTTGGAACAGGCATTGGAGGATTGCCGTGGCCACACGAGG AAGCAGGTATGTGATGACATCAGTCGACGCCTGGCACTGCTGCAGGAACAGTGGGCTGGAGGGAAGTTGTCAATGCCTGTAAAGAAGAGGATGGCTATACTAGTGCGAG AGCTTTCAAACCACCAGTGGGATGCAGCAGATGACATCCACCGCTCACTCATGGTTGACCATGTGACTGAGGTCAGTCAGTGGATGGTGGGAGTTAAAAGATTAATTGCGGAAAAGAGGAGCCTGTCTGCGGAGGAGGAGGCCAATGAAGAGAAATCTGCTGCCACAGCTGAGGAGAACCAGACCATACCAGGCTTCCAGCAGGCTCCATAA
- the SRA1 gene encoding steroid receptor RNA activator 1 isoform X1: MTRCPAGRAEVAMAELYVKPGNKERGWNDPPQFSYGLQTQAGGPKRTPLTKRVAAPQDGSPRVPTSETSGLPAMGPPPPSSKVPRPPPVGSCPAFGVEPTSFPVESEALMEDVLGPLEQALEDCRGHTRKQVCDDISRRLALLQEQWAGGKLSMPVKKRMAILVRELSNHQWDAADDIHRSLMVDHVTEVSQWMVGVKRLIAEKRSLSAEEEANEEKSAATAEENQTIPGFQQAP, translated from the exons ATGACGCGCTGCCCCGCTGGCCGTGCGGAAGTGGCGATGGCGGAGCTGTACGTGAAGCCGG GCAACAAGGAGCGCGGCTGGAACGACCCGCCGCAGTTCTCATACGGGCTGCAGACCCAGGCTGGCGGGCCCAAGCGCACGCCGCTCACCAAGAGGGTCGCCGCTCCCCAGGATGGATCCCCCAGAG TCCCCACCTCAGAGACTTCTGGGCTCCCCGCAATGGGGCCTCCACCTCCTTCAAGTAAAGTTCCCAGGCCCCCACCTGTGGGGAGTTGTCCTGCCTTTGGTGTGGAGCCCACAAGTTTCCCAGTTGAGTCTGAAGCTCTGATGGAGGATGTGCTGGGACCTTTGGAACAGGCATTGGAGGATTGCCGTGGCCACACGAGG AAGCAGGTATGTGATGACATCAGTCGACGCCTGGCACTGCTGCAGGAACAGTGGGCTGGAGGGAAGTTGTCAATGCCTGTAAAGAAGAGGATGGCTATACTAGTGCGAG AGCTTTCAAACCACCAGTGGGATGCAGCAGATGACATCCACCGCTCACTCATGGTTGACCATGTGACTGAGGTCAGTCAGTGGATGGTGGGAGTTAAAAGATTAATTGCGGAAAAGAGGAGCCTGTCTGCGGAGGAGGAGGCCAATGAAGAGAAATCTGCTGCCACAGCTGAGGAGAACCAGACCATACCAGGCTTCCAGCAGGCTCCATAA
- the APBB3 gene encoding amyloid-beta A4 precursor protein-binding family B member 3 isoform X2, with product MLGKDYMLAIILVNCDDDLWGDQSLEGEPGLPPGWRKIRDAAGTYYWHVPSGSTQWQRPTWELGDSEDPGTGPEGIWGLRPPKGRSFSSLESSLDRSNSLSWYGEESYIQSMEPGAKCFAVRSLGWVEVPEEDLAPGKSSIAVNNCIQQLAQTCSQSQPPDGAWGEGQNMLMILKKDAMSLVNPLDHSLIHCQPLVHIRVWGVGSSKGRLISAPARDFAFVAGEKDSCMLKCHVFRCDVPAKAIASALHGLCAQILSERVGVSGDAPCCSPDPICPEDLPQQVELLDAVSQAAQKYEALYMGTLPVTKAMGMDVLNEAIGTLTARGDRNTWVPTILSVSDSLMTAHPIQAEASAEEEPLWQCPVRLVTFIGVGRDPHTFGLIADLGRQSFQCAAFWCQPHAGGLSEAVQAACMVQYQKCLVASAARGKAWGAQARARLRLKRTSSMDSPGGPLPLPLLKGGVGGAGAAPRKRGVFSFLDAFRLKPSLLHMP from the exons ATGCTGGGCAAGGATTACATGCTGGCCATCATTCTGGTCAACTGTGATG ATGACTTGTGGGGGGACCAGAGTCTGGAGGGGGAGCCAGGCCTGCCCCCTGGCTGGAGGAAGATCCGAGATGCTGCAGGTACTTACTATTGGCACGTACCCAGTGGTAGCACCCAGTGGCAGCGCCCAACCTGGGAACTAGGAGATTCAGAGGACCCAGGAACG GGGCCCGAGGGGATCTGGGGACTGCGGCCCCCCAAAGGGAGATCCTTCTCCAGCCTGGAGAGCTCACTGGACCGGAG TAACTCTCTGTCCTGGTATGGTGAGGAATCCTACATCCAGAGCATGGAGCCAGGAGCTAAG TGCTTTGCAGTCCGCTCTCTGGGCTGGGTAGAAGTACCCGAAGAGGACCTGGCACCAGGGAAGAGCAGTATTGCTGTCAATAACTGCATCCAGCAACTGGCCCAGACCTGCAGCCAGAGCCAGCCCCCAGATGGTGCCTGGGGTGAG GGTCAGAACATGCTGATGATCCTGAAGAAGGATGCCATGAGCCTGGTGAATCCCCTGGACCACAGTCTGATCCACTGCCAACCTCTGGTGCACATCCGTGTATGGGGCGTGGGGAGCTCCAAGGGCCG CCTCATCTCTGCCCCTGCCAGGGACTTTGCTTTTGTGGCGGGTGAAAAAGACAGCTGTATGCTCAAGTGCCATGTGTTTCGCTGTGATGTCCCTGCCAAGGCCATTGCCAGTGCCCTACATGGGCTCTGTGCCCAG ATCTTGTCAGAGCGAGTAGGGGTCAGTGGTGATGCCCCTTGCTGCTCCCCAGACCCCATCTGCCCGGAAGACCTGCCACAGCAAG TGGAGCTACTGGATGCGGTGAGCCAGGCTGCTCAGAAGTATGAGGCACTGTACATGGGGACCCTGCCAGTCACCAAAGCCATGG GCATGGATGTACTGAACGAGGCCATTGGTACCCTCACCGCCCGAGGGGACCGAAACACCTGGGTTCCCACCATACTCAGTGTGTCTGACTCTCTCATGACTGCACATCCCATTCAG gcagaggccAGTGCAGAGGAGGAGCCATTGTGGCAGTGCCCTGTGCGCCTTGTGACCTTTATTGGTGTTGGCCGTGACCCACATACCTTTGGCCTCATTGCCGACCTGGGCCGTCAGAGCTTCCAGTGTGCAGCCTTCTGGTGCCAGCCCCATGCAGGTGGACTCTCCGAAGCTGTGCAGGCTGCCTGTATG GTTCAGTACCAGAAGTGTCTTGTGGCCTCTGCAGCTCGAGGCAAGGCCTGGGGTGCCCAGGCCCGGGCCCGTCTGCGGCTCAAGCGGACCAGCTCCATGGATTCCCCAGGaggtcccctgcccctccccctgctcaaAGGAGGGGTTGGCGGTGCAGGGGCAGCCCCTCGAAAGCGGGGTGTCTTCTCATTTCTTGATGCCTTCCGACTGAAACCTTCTCTGCTCCATATGCCCTAA
- the APBB3 gene encoding amyloid-beta A4 precursor protein-binding family B member 3 isoform X4 has translation MLGKDYMLAIILVNCDDDLWGDQSLEGEPGLPPGWRKIRDAAGTYYWHVPSGSTQWQRPTWELGDSEDPGTGPEGIWGLRPPKGRSFSSLESSLDRSNSLSWYGEESYIQSMEPGAKCFAVRSLGWVEVPEEDLAPGKSSIAVNNCIQQLAQTCSQSQPPDGAWGEGQNMLMILKKDAMSLVNPLDHSLIHCQPLVHIRVWGVGSSKGRDFAFVAGEKDSCMLKCHVFRCDVPAKAIASALHGLCAQILSERVGVSGDAPCCSPDPICPEDLPQQVELLDAVSQAAQKYEALYMGTLPVTKAMGMDVLNEAIGTLTARGDRNTWVPTILSVSDSLMTAHPIQAEASAEEEPLWQCPVRLVTFIGVGRDPHTFGLIADLGRQSFQCAAFWCQPHAGGLSEAVQAACMVQYQKCLVASAARGKAWGAQARARLRLKRTSSMDSPGGPLPLPLLKGGVGGAGAAPRKRGVFSFLDAFRLKPSLLHMP, from the exons ATGCTGGGCAAGGATTACATGCTGGCCATCATTCTGGTCAACTGTGATG ATGACTTGTGGGGGGACCAGAGTCTGGAGGGGGAGCCAGGCCTGCCCCCTGGCTGGAGGAAGATCCGAGATGCTGCAGGTACTTACTATTGGCACGTACCCAGTGGTAGCACCCAGTGGCAGCGCCCAACCTGGGAACTAGGAGATTCAGAGGACCCAGGAACG GGGCCCGAGGGGATCTGGGGACTGCGGCCCCCCAAAGGGAGATCCTTCTCCAGCCTGGAGAGCTCACTGGACCGGAG TAACTCTCTGTCCTGGTATGGTGAGGAATCCTACATCCAGAGCATGGAGCCAGGAGCTAAG TGCTTTGCAGTCCGCTCTCTGGGCTGGGTAGAAGTACCCGAAGAGGACCTGGCACCAGGGAAGAGCAGTATTGCTGTCAATAACTGCATCCAGCAACTGGCCCAGACCTGCAGCCAGAGCCAGCCCCCAGATGGTGCCTGGGGTGAG GGTCAGAACATGCTGATGATCCTGAAGAAGGATGCCATGAGCCTGGTGAATCCCCTGGACCACAGTCTGATCCACTGCCAACCTCTGGTGCACATCCGTGTATGGGGCGTGGGGAGCTCCAAGGGCCG GGACTTTGCTTTTGTGGCGGGTGAAAAAGACAGCTGTATGCTCAAGTGCCATGTGTTTCGCTGTGATGTCCCTGCCAAGGCCATTGCCAGTGCCCTACATGGGCTCTGTGCCCAG ATCTTGTCAGAGCGAGTAGGGGTCAGTGGTGATGCCCCTTGCTGCTCCCCAGACCCCATCTGCCCGGAAGACCTGCCACAGCAAG TGGAGCTACTGGATGCGGTGAGCCAGGCTGCTCAGAAGTATGAGGCACTGTACATGGGGACCCTGCCAGTCACCAAAGCCATGG GCATGGATGTACTGAACGAGGCCATTGGTACCCTCACCGCCCGAGGGGACCGAAACACCTGGGTTCCCACCATACTCAGTGTGTCTGACTCTCTCATGACTGCACATCCCATTCAG gcagaggccAGTGCAGAGGAGGAGCCATTGTGGCAGTGCCCTGTGCGCCTTGTGACCTTTATTGGTGTTGGCCGTGACCCACATACCTTTGGCCTCATTGCCGACCTGGGCCGTCAGAGCTTCCAGTGTGCAGCCTTCTGGTGCCAGCCCCATGCAGGTGGACTCTCCGAAGCTGTGCAGGCTGCCTGTATG GTTCAGTACCAGAAGTGTCTTGTGGCCTCTGCAGCTCGAGGCAAGGCCTGGGGTGCCCAGGCCCGGGCCCGTCTGCGGCTCAAGCGGACCAGCTCCATGGATTCCCCAGGaggtcccctgcccctccccctgctcaaAGGAGGGGTTGGCGGTGCAGGGGCAGCCCCTCGAAAGCGGGGTGTCTTCTCATTTCTTGATGCCTTCCGACTGAAACCTTCTCTGCTCCATATGCCCTAA
- the APBB3 gene encoding amyloid-beta A4 precursor protein-binding family B member 3 isoform X3, whose translation MLGKDYMLAIILVNCDDDLWGDQSLEGEPGLPPGWRKIRDAAGTYYWHVPSGSTQWQRPTWELGDSEDPGTGPEGIWGLRPPKGRSFSSLESSLDRSNSLSWYGEESYIQSMEPGAKCFAVRSLGWVEVPEEDLAPGKSSIAVNNCIQQLAQTCSQSQPPDGAWGEGQNMLMILKKDAMSLVNPLDHSLIHCQPLVHIRVWGVGSSKGRDRDFAFVAGEKDSCMLKCHVFRCDVPAKAIASALHGLCAQILSERVGVSGDAPCCSPDPICPEDLPQQVELLDAVSQAAQKYEALYMGTLPVTKAMGMDVLNEAIGTLTARGDRNTWVPTILSVSDSLMTAHPIQAEASAEEEPLWQCPVRLVTFIGVGRDPHTFGLIADLGRQSFQCAAFWCQPHAGGLSEAVQAACMVQYQKCLVASAARGKAWGAQARARLRLKRTSSMDSPGGPLPLPLLKGGVGGAGAAPRKRGVFSFLDAFRLKPSLLHMP comes from the exons ATGCTGGGCAAGGATTACATGCTGGCCATCATTCTGGTCAACTGTGATG ATGACTTGTGGGGGGACCAGAGTCTGGAGGGGGAGCCAGGCCTGCCCCCTGGCTGGAGGAAGATCCGAGATGCTGCAGGTACTTACTATTGGCACGTACCCAGTGGTAGCACCCAGTGGCAGCGCCCAACCTGGGAACTAGGAGATTCAGAGGACCCAGGAACG GGGCCCGAGGGGATCTGGGGACTGCGGCCCCCCAAAGGGAGATCCTTCTCCAGCCTGGAGAGCTCACTGGACCGGAG TAACTCTCTGTCCTGGTATGGTGAGGAATCCTACATCCAGAGCATGGAGCCAGGAGCTAAG TGCTTTGCAGTCCGCTCTCTGGGCTGGGTAGAAGTACCCGAAGAGGACCTGGCACCAGGGAAGAGCAGTATTGCTGTCAATAACTGCATCCAGCAACTGGCCCAGACCTGCAGCCAGAGCCAGCCCCCAGATGGTGCCTGGGGTGAG GGTCAGAACATGCTGATGATCCTGAAGAAGGATGCCATGAGCCTGGTGAATCCCCTGGACCACAGTCTGATCCACTGCCAACCTCTGGTGCACATCCGTGTATGGGGCGTGGGGAGCTCCAAGGGCCG TGACAG GGACTTTGCTTTTGTGGCGGGTGAAAAAGACAGCTGTATGCTCAAGTGCCATGTGTTTCGCTGTGATGTCCCTGCCAAGGCCATTGCCAGTGCCCTACATGGGCTCTGTGCCCAG ATCTTGTCAGAGCGAGTAGGGGTCAGTGGTGATGCCCCTTGCTGCTCCCCAGACCCCATCTGCCCGGAAGACCTGCCACAGCAAG TGGAGCTACTGGATGCGGTGAGCCAGGCTGCTCAGAAGTATGAGGCACTGTACATGGGGACCCTGCCAGTCACCAAAGCCATGG GCATGGATGTACTGAACGAGGCCATTGGTACCCTCACCGCCCGAGGGGACCGAAACACCTGGGTTCCCACCATACTCAGTGTGTCTGACTCTCTCATGACTGCACATCCCATTCAG gcagaggccAGTGCAGAGGAGGAGCCATTGTGGCAGTGCCCTGTGCGCCTTGTGACCTTTATTGGTGTTGGCCGTGACCCACATACCTTTGGCCTCATTGCCGACCTGGGCCGTCAGAGCTTCCAGTGTGCAGCCTTCTGGTGCCAGCCCCATGCAGGTGGACTCTCCGAAGCTGTGCAGGCTGCCTGTATG GTTCAGTACCAGAAGTGTCTTGTGGCCTCTGCAGCTCGAGGCAAGGCCTGGGGTGCCCAGGCCCGGGCCCGTCTGCGGCTCAAGCGGACCAGCTCCATGGATTCCCCAGGaggtcccctgcccctccccctgctcaaAGGAGGGGTTGGCGGTGCAGGGGCAGCCCCTCGAAAGCGGGGTGTCTTCTCATTTCTTGATGCCTTCCGACTGAAACCTTCTCTGCTCCATATGCCCTAA
- the APBB3 gene encoding amyloid-beta A4 precursor protein-binding family B member 3 isoform X1 → MLGKDYMLAIILVNCDDDLWGDQSLEGEPGLPPGWRKIRDAAGTYYWHVPSGSTQWQRPTWELGDSEDPGTGPEGIWGLRPPKGRSFSSLESSLDRSNSLSWYGEESYIQSMEPGAKCFAVRSLGWVEVPEEDLAPGKSSIAVNNCIQQLAQTCSQSQPPDGAWGEGQNMLMILKKDAMSLVNPLDHSLIHCQPLVHIRVWGVGSSKGRDSLISAPARDFAFVAGEKDSCMLKCHVFRCDVPAKAIASALHGLCAQILSERVGVSGDAPCCSPDPICPEDLPQQVELLDAVSQAAQKYEALYMGTLPVTKAMGMDVLNEAIGTLTARGDRNTWVPTILSVSDSLMTAHPIQAEASAEEEPLWQCPVRLVTFIGVGRDPHTFGLIADLGRQSFQCAAFWCQPHAGGLSEAVQAACMVQYQKCLVASAARGKAWGAQARARLRLKRTSSMDSPGGPLPLPLLKGGVGGAGAAPRKRGVFSFLDAFRLKPSLLHMP, encoded by the exons ATGCTGGGCAAGGATTACATGCTGGCCATCATTCTGGTCAACTGTGATG ATGACTTGTGGGGGGACCAGAGTCTGGAGGGGGAGCCAGGCCTGCCCCCTGGCTGGAGGAAGATCCGAGATGCTGCAGGTACTTACTATTGGCACGTACCCAGTGGTAGCACCCAGTGGCAGCGCCCAACCTGGGAACTAGGAGATTCAGAGGACCCAGGAACG GGGCCCGAGGGGATCTGGGGACTGCGGCCCCCCAAAGGGAGATCCTTCTCCAGCCTGGAGAGCTCACTGGACCGGAG TAACTCTCTGTCCTGGTATGGTGAGGAATCCTACATCCAGAGCATGGAGCCAGGAGCTAAG TGCTTTGCAGTCCGCTCTCTGGGCTGGGTAGAAGTACCCGAAGAGGACCTGGCACCAGGGAAGAGCAGTATTGCTGTCAATAACTGCATCCAGCAACTGGCCCAGACCTGCAGCCAGAGCCAGCCCCCAGATGGTGCCTGGGGTGAG GGTCAGAACATGCTGATGATCCTGAAGAAGGATGCCATGAGCCTGGTGAATCCCCTGGACCACAGTCTGATCCACTGCCAACCTCTGGTGCACATCCGTGTATGGGGCGTGGGGAGCTCCAAGGGCCG TGACAG CCTCATCTCTGCCCCTGCCAGGGACTTTGCTTTTGTGGCGGGTGAAAAAGACAGCTGTATGCTCAAGTGCCATGTGTTTCGCTGTGATGTCCCTGCCAAGGCCATTGCCAGTGCCCTACATGGGCTCTGTGCCCAG ATCTTGTCAGAGCGAGTAGGGGTCAGTGGTGATGCCCCTTGCTGCTCCCCAGACCCCATCTGCCCGGAAGACCTGCCACAGCAAG TGGAGCTACTGGATGCGGTGAGCCAGGCTGCTCAGAAGTATGAGGCACTGTACATGGGGACCCTGCCAGTCACCAAAGCCATGG GCATGGATGTACTGAACGAGGCCATTGGTACCCTCACCGCCCGAGGGGACCGAAACACCTGGGTTCCCACCATACTCAGTGTGTCTGACTCTCTCATGACTGCACATCCCATTCAG gcagaggccAGTGCAGAGGAGGAGCCATTGTGGCAGTGCCCTGTGCGCCTTGTGACCTTTATTGGTGTTGGCCGTGACCCACATACCTTTGGCCTCATTGCCGACCTGGGCCGTCAGAGCTTCCAGTGTGCAGCCTTCTGGTGCCAGCCCCATGCAGGTGGACTCTCCGAAGCTGTGCAGGCTGCCTGTATG GTTCAGTACCAGAAGTGTCTTGTGGCCTCTGCAGCTCGAGGCAAGGCCTGGGGTGCCCAGGCCCGGGCCCGTCTGCGGCTCAAGCGGACCAGCTCCATGGATTCCCCAGGaggtcccctgcccctccccctgctcaaAGGAGGGGTTGGCGGTGCAGGGGCAGCCCCTCGAAAGCGGGGTGTCTTCTCATTTCTTGATGCCTTCCGACTGAAACCTTCTCTGCTCCATATGCCCTAA
- the LOC138392908 gene encoding SLC35A4 upstream open reading frame protein, producing MADDKDSLPKLKDLAFLKNQLEHLQRRVEDEVNSGVGQDGSLLSSPFLKGFLAGYVVAKLRASAVLGFAVGTCTGIYAAQAYAVPNVEKTLRDYLRSLRKGPD from the exons ATGGCGGATGACAAG GATTCTCTGCCCAAGCTTAAGGACCTGGCATTTCTCAAGAACCAGCTGGAGCACCTGCAGCGGCGTGTGGAAGATGAAGTCAACAGTGGCGTGGGACAG GATGGCTCGCTGTTGTCCTCTCCATTCCTCAAGGGATTCCTGGCTGGCTATGTGGTGGCCAAACTGAGGGCATCAGCAGTGTTGGGCTTTGCTGTGGGCACCTGCACTGGCATCTACGCAGCTCAGGCATATGCCGTGCCCAACGTGGAGAAGACATTGAGGGACTATTTGCGGTCACTGCGCAAGGGCCCCGACTAG